ACCACCTTGCCGCGATGCCTTTCGGGCGCCAGGGTCGCGGCGGCCGGGACGATGTCCTGCGCCAGGGTCGCCGTCAGGCCGACGGCGAAGCTCACCGCCAGCAGCAGGTGGATGCCCGGGGCGATACCGCCCAGCAGCAGCGCCACGCTCAGGAGGGCGGCCTTGATGAGGATGATGCGGCGCCGGTCGAAGCGATCGCCGAGGGGCGTCAGCAGCAGGATGCCCAGCGCGTATCCCAGCTGGGTGAGCATGGGCACGAGGCCCACCGCGGTGTCCGAGGCGCCGATGTCGGCCCCGATCACCCCCAGCATCGGCTGGCTGTAGTAGAGCGACGCCACCGACAGCCCGGCACCCGTGGCCAGCAGCAGGCGCAGGCCCCCCGACAAAGGCTCGCTGTCGCCGCGGCTGGCGGTCGCGGCCACGGTGCTGTTTCCGGCGGTTGTATGTACGGTACGAATGAAGGACATGATGTTCACCCCTGGCGATCGAGTCGAGGCAACTGTGCGCCAGAGGAGTGGGCATCGGTAGTAGCGTGCCTCGCACAGTGGATATACGCTCCGCGTATAAAGCCGCTGGAAGCGAGCCGCCATGCCCCCTCAGTCAAAGCCACCCCGGCCGCGAGTCTCCCAGCGGCGGATGTCCCAACCCGCCGCGCCGGCCACCGCCGACCGGCTCGAGCTGATGCAGACCTTCATCCGCATCGTCGACGCGGGCAGCCTGTCCTCCGCCGCCGCGCAGCTGGGCACCACGCAGCCGACGGTGAGCCGCCGGCTGCAGGCGCTGGAGCGCTCGCTGGGGCTGCGGCTGATCCAGCGCTCCACCCATGCCATGAAGCTCACCGAGGACGGCGCGCGTTGCTATGAGCGCGCGAAGGAGCTGCTGGCCAGCTGGGAGATGTTCGAGGCCGACCTGCGCGGCGCGGGCGACGAACCGGAGGGCACGCTGCGCGTCGTGGTGCCCCACGCGTTCGGGCAACAGTTGCTGGTGGAGCCGTTGACGGAATTCCTGAATCGCCACGCGCGGGTATCGGTCGAATGGCTGCTGTACGACCGGGCGGCGGATTTCATCGCGGATGGCATCGACTGCGCGATCCACGTCGGCGAGGTACATGACCCCAACGTGGTGGCGATCCGCGTGGCCGAGGTGCCGCGCATCGTCGTGGCCGCGCCGTCCGTGCTGGCTGGATTGCCCATGCCGACCCACCCCGACGAGCTCGCACGGTTGCCCTGGCTGTCACTGCGCACGTTCTATCGCAACGAGGTCTCGCTGACCCACGTGACCACCGGCGAGGTCCAGCCCATCATCTTCCACCCGCGCCTG
This region of Archangium lipolyticum genomic DNA includes:
- a CDS encoding LysR family transcriptional regulator, yielding MPPQSKPPRPRVSQRRMSQPAAPATADRLELMQTFIRIVDAGSLSSAAAQLGTTQPTVSRRLQALERSLGLRLIQRSTHAMKLTEDGARCYERAKELLASWEMFEADLRGAGDEPEGTLRVVVPHAFGQQLLVEPLTEFLNRHARVSVEWLLYDRAADFIADGIDCAIHVGEVHDPNVVAIRVAEVPRIVVAAPSVLAGLPMPTHPDELARLPWLSLRTFYRNEVSLTHVTTGEVQPIIFHPRLSTDSLYAIRSAAVNGLGICVASSWVLQEDIMRGRLLHLVPLWRAAPLPMYLLYPYARFYPARLRTFVELMRKTIPAALAVATDGV